In Lasioglossum baleicum chromosome 1, iyLasBale1, whole genome shotgun sequence, the genomic window AATCGTTTCGATAATAGTTTAAACTAGCTCCATGCCCTAACCGAGGTACGGACAAACAAAGGTCTACCGTGTCCTCGTATCCCGTGATCAGTCTCTAAGCAACTTGTTCTGTAATAGATGTGTGATTGACGAAGAATCCCGGCGTAAACTAAACGAGTTGGCTCTTCCAACATTTCCAGGTGGTCTGCGCTTTCTGTATGAGGCGCTTCTGGTCTGCGGAGGACCTCCGTCGACACATGAGGACGCACACCGGCGAGAGGCCGTTTTCCTGCGACATCTGCTGCAGGAGATTCACGCTGAAACACAGCATGCTGCGACACAGGAAGAAGCACGAGTCGGTGGACTCGACGATGTACGTAGGCACCAGCGGGGACGAAGAGAACGCGCCGACACAACCGCCTACCATCGCGCCGAGGAGTCAACAGCAACAATCGCCGGTTCTGGTAGCTACAAACTCTGGAAATCCTAGGATACAGGATAGAATATCGTTGCCAAACATGGCACCGGTTGTAACAGGGGACGCCGCGCCCAGCGGGCTCGCGCGTTTCCATCCCTACGAGAAGCTGACAACTTTGACGGGTAAGCTGGCTAGTATTCCGCAAAACGCGAATCCCGAAGCCAGCGAGAACACCGACAACGACCTAATCTCGAATCTATTGGGGATTAGGGATAAGACCTTTATAGACAGAGTGCTTCAAGCGACCGCCGACGACGCAGCCAAACTACTCGGGGTGAAACACAGCCACGAGTGAAAAACTGCAGTCGCTGTTCAACAACATTTCACGATCGTGCCTTAGATAATTACCTCCTCGGAGACTGGTCGACCGCATCACTGGGTTGATCCTCAACCGAAACACTGTAGTGTTCTTATTCTTAGTTATACAATAAATAGATGAAAGTTCGATCGCGTGGTACCTCGATGTAACTTGCCGATACAGTTTTCAATTTGCTGATAGCTTTACCGATTATAAAGTACCGTCGCTGTCTGGTACAGTGTGATAATCGTGATCACGGCGAATTACGAAATGCGACCGAGTGCGCCTGACCAGTCGGATATGGTTTCTTGGCGAATTCCGTTCGCATTCCTTCCGAGTACCACGTTACGAGACAGCGACGATACTTTTTCTTTTGTTAGTCGCACAGTTTTGTGTCGCATGATATTTGACCGGTGATGGGATTCAAATTTAGAGATGAGCTCTTGGACACTACAGTTGAATACTTTctcttttatataatatattctaaAGTTTCTTTATTTACAAATTTGAGAAAAATCTTTCTTACGCATTGCAAACACAATGCAGATAGTATTATAACGTTATTAAATCTATATAATGATATCGGACATGGAACGGCGTCGAGCTTATTTCAGGTACAGCACGTTAAAAGCTTGTTAACGCTTTGAGTGCCGCATCTTCCAAAAACAGAAGACGTTACGCCGTTGTGGCTCAAAGCGTTAACAAGCATCCAGTAGCTAAAATGTGCTAGCAAGAGGAAGCCATGGGTTGTTATCTCGCTTTTGGAACGATAGTACGCGAGCATAACACGACCTTCTTGGATTTCTCTGGAACGGGACTTGctttttttaagtttttcacacgAGATCGTACCGCTATGATCTTCGCGTACTATCGTTCCAAAAGTGAGAGCACCACCCGTGCCTTCCCTTTGTAAATTCCATTGGGGTTCGAATTCCACCACTGATTTTGCGTCTCGTAGCAAACGTATCATTtgctaattaaaaaaaaacaaagaatcttctaattcaggccTGCCGATGTCTTATGTCTTCGTTCCCCACAGTTCTGCAGGAAGTTATCGAGAACTAAATCTGATTTAGGATTATATATCAAAATTCTACCCCTTCCACTACTAAATGTGTCTCGATTTGACACCAGCGACGACTCTCTGCACGATGGGATGGGTGGCTATAGCGTTCCTTTCTCTCGTGCAGAGAGTCGCGAAAGGGGAATTTGATGGTGGAGGGGGAGCCTAAAGATCACGCTGACAATATCGGTGGGGCAACGAAAACTTTTTTCCCTCGATTCGAGtcggaattttaaaaaaaattacgatACTTTTGATTCGTACAAGTAAGGGGTTAGCAATGAACGGCAAAAACATCTAATCGGGTTTCACGCAATCGAAACAGgaggaaacgatcgatttcggaATCATGGTACCACCGCTCGTATCATAGTGTAACTGGCCAACGATCGTAGGATCTCAATGGCATTCCTCCATCGATAATGTGCCTATACATATCGTAATCGAGAGCCGCGGGAGTTTCGAATTGCGGTAGTCTGTAATTgcgcgtgtctctctctctctatatatatatatatacatatgtgtaataTGTACATACTAAATAGGCACACGTGTGAGTGATATACACATAGAAGTGGTCGGTGTCGTACGTCGGGACATAACAAGCATCTCTCATTGTGAATCATAGAAGTGCAAATTATAACGAAGCGAGCCGGAAACTGTTCGTACTAAGTAATatctttagtttattaaatatatgtataggtatatatatatatatatatatatatatatacgtacatatacatgtatatatgttGTTGTGTACGTGTCACAACTACATATGTTTTAAAGTTAGGTTGACGCGCAAACGTTTGTAAGATATGAATAGATAAAGATGCCTTTAAACTCTCGTCGGTTAAATTCCCAGCGAGCTGGGGAAACTAATTTGTTGAAAATAACGACAGCGATacgaaataacattttttacttGTTTGAACATCTCGAAAAGTAACATATGTTCCGATGTATAATCACCAAAATTTGAGCTCGTTGGGAATCGAACCGGCAATAGCTTGACTGTGCCACCAGCGTCTATGTGAGCACGGCCAATCGTTATCACACTAGTAGATATCATTTCAGTATTTCAAATCATCAGcatctttttttataaatatcttagAAACGCTTCGATGTTGgacccagagtcgccagattaagactcgtGTTCTACCCTTCTCTTCGATCACGCGGCGCGTTCGTTTCTCTCGCGCATGGATCCGGTACTCTCGCAGAAAGAGGGTAACTCTTCCCCTTCATTTGGGGACTCTGGTTTGACCCGACTACCCTACAACATATGTATATGAGACACATTTAAATCCGTGTTTCACGTTTCTCGGCCTCCCCTTGTTAGACTAAATTCGGACAACGACGCTCCGTCTGCTTGCCCCGGCCGTACTGATAAATCCCAAAGACGCGTTTTACACAACGAATTAAGTTAGCCATATATACGTACTTCTATTTATTGTTTATCACGTACTCAACGTTCGCGATTCGATAGAGCATCTTTCTCGCGTGAGGATGACCTTGACGAATGTCTCGATAACATCGATTCGCGGAACGAAGTCACGGAAAACATATAAAGCAATATAGAAAAGTTAtacaacatatatatataaatatatatatatatacaatataaatatatataaatatacatatacatatgtagtaaTCGATTTCTATCCATTCGCGTACAGATATCCTTGTATATAGATAGCCTAATTGTCCACATTGATAAGTTTTCCGCGAAGTAACGGTTATttaaatgcaattaccaaataGTCGAGCCACGGTTCGCTCGCGGACAGACTACAGATCGAACCGAGCCGATAAACAATTATTTGTATCTCCTAGTATATatcttttttcctttcctttcgctcaccatgtctctctctctctctgtctctatctctgttttttttctgttttcgtGCAATCCCTTCTTTCACATCCGTGGAGTACCTTTTTGCATTTCGTACACACGAGAACGCGCGTGTTACCTCTTAATCTCTCAATACTTCCTCCTCTATTTCTTCTCCTATAGATCTCTAATCCCATCTCCGATCTACGTCTCtcttttttaaactcattgtaTTTATTCTTTTGTAGTGAAAATGGATGCGCGTGACTCGACGTATGCTCGCGAAAATCTCGAGTTTCGAAAGTTCTTCGGGGTGACTTCCAGTACCCTGGTGAAATGAGAAGAAGCGTCCCGGAAACGGCGCAGGGGCTCCGACGCTCCCGTAGTCCCAATGCTTACGCTTCGACGTCACACTCTACGTGGTATGTGTGACCGCTTTAGTCCTGTCAGGGATCTTCTTCTCATCACACCACGATACTTCGCCACGCTCTTGGCTCAGATATTTCTTGCGACTTCTCATCGAACCCGTAGCGCGTTTATCCGTGTCGCATTTATAATATGTACGAACAATGTAACTTTCGCTTCGACCAATAATCATGACCCGTGGCGCCGAAGTCCGGGTCACGTAGAAGCGATTCGATGTCGTATCGATCGCCAAAACCAAATACTACGAACCATGCGAACCTGCGTTTTAATGTAAAAGAATGTTTGCGAAAACGGGTGTCAGCGATTGTTCTCGAATACGTAGAGACCGCGTTCGAAAGTACTTGTACTTACATTTTCATTTATCCAACCGCGGTGTGAGTACCTATTAACGCGGTAGTggaagatttttttcaaaaggcGAATCAACTGCGTACTGTTTTTTAGCTCATGGAAGACACCCCCGGTAATTTGactttgaatcggtgtttctagaTCCTTGCGAAACATTACTACGAGGAGAACCGCCTACACGGAAGAGAATTGTCCCTCTCGAACTCGTAATTCTAGTTGCTCATTTGATTCGAGAGTATCTTGATCTATacgagacggcgcggcgcggcgttgtaATGTTTTTCCGATGAATAATCGAAGAATGCGATCGTTTTGGCGCGACTGTACATACTTAATTGACTCCGACGAATTAGGAAACGCTCCTTGAAAAACTGTGTTCGACGTTGATGCACCACGACTGGTTAGCGAGATATGCGTAAAGAAATTATGCAAtatataaacgataaagatcTATTTGTTAAAGAGGCGAGAACGCGTTTGAATCTTTCGAGTGACGTTTTTTCTTGATTCGAGTTAAGAGGATTTAAGCTATGGAGTAATTATTGTAGCGCACGTGTACATGATTAAGTTGTATCCTTGTTTAAACTTTgcctatgaataagaatatacgATATCAAAGACATTAAACGTTGTTCAATCAATCACTGCCCAAACAGCTCTCGATCCACTGTCGTTGGACTTGTACGTATTAggcaaaaacgagtaggtgcgTGCGATTTGAAACAGCAGAAAGAATGAAAACAATTTAAAGTTCAACTTATATTAGAGAGAGagtttaaatatataaattagcgAGAGTGACAAGCACGCAGAGCCAAATTAAAAGGCGGGAGTGGATAACATAGTCGCCGAGATCCCGTTTCCATAGTTTTATTTCCCGTCGAATGCTATAATATTTCACTAATAGTAACGTCCAGTAAATAATGTCAATTAAAGTAATAAATTATTAGGAGCAACCAAGCGCGCATCgctatgtacatataaatattacacGTTTCACTAATCTGCGTTCTACTGTAAAACACGCTATCGACTGAATAGCGTCGAATGCCGATATAAGAAAGACTCGCTTATATATCTTTTTCTTCTTATTCGAATtatatatttgtttattttttttttcttgtagTTTGTAAACCATTTGCACTTCCTTTTTCCGAGTCGCTCACGCGGACATGTACATCGTCACAGTGAGCGAACATCGTCGTTATCTATTACTTGGTTCGACGTTCGTTCCTGGAGGAGAGAGATCTGTATCGCTGTGTCGCGATTGTACAAACGTGTGCGTTTAACGAGAAAGAGACACTTAACTATCAAATGACCAAACAACATCGACGCTCGTACGGAGCTTTCTATTAAAAAGATCTCAATCTTAAACGGTCCAAGCTAGCAACGAGTATCTCAGTTAAAACATCATTATAGAACTTCCTTAATCGCTCATCATCAATCATCGAACAACCTCCGGAAGTATTGGTCACAGTTTCAGAAAACACGAacagtgtatatatatatataattaaacgCACTTAAACGTAATATGAAATACGTGTACTAGCGGGTAACGATCGAATCAGATAGAACACTGAACTGTGAAGGAAATCGTTGCTAGAATCACCCTCATTCTGAAGTTGTTCCTCTGAGcctatttttagaaatttttgcAACTTTTCAAACAATGATATAACAACAGTTTCGCAGGTCTCTTctcgaagttcatttcattcgaCGCCTCTTTCAGCATATTATCAAAATGTCCAAGTTGTGCGCGGTGATTTTTTTCATGTTAGAAAGTTAGATTGGGACTCGTCATCTGACTATATCGTTACCGGTAAGTACACATCTCTTCTCGGAGATCTACGCGGAATCCCTATCAACGTGTCACAAACGATCCTAAATAAATCATCTTAAGTACATAACGTTAGACGATGTATGTACTACGACAATGGAAAGAACCCATGATGTTGTGCATGCATCTATGCGCAGGTCGGAAGTATGATACAACGTTAGTCGCTGAAGCACTGACCTTCGTGGCAAGAACTACGCTTGTACACACGCTCGAGTAATGGGGCAAGCGGACAAAACATGAAGCGACCACGAAATTACTACTACACATATGTACACGTATTGCGCAGCGTTCTCTGGCTTCTGACGATAAAAGCGATTTACCGAACTTCTGTTACAATTCTCCGTGAACCTTTCTCTGTTTTACTCATGTACTGCGATATCATTTTCCGTATAAACAAATCAGTAGCACTTTAGGCATTCTTCACATACAGATATAACATCCATTCTATATGCACTCGTGGATAAGTTGAACGTGGACTGAAAACTAAGGGGATCTTCCCGTTTCGGAGCTTGAAAACACGACAGTGATTCGTCAGATTTCTTACAGAGGAACCGTCGAGAGTCGCAACTATCTTGAAATTCACAACCCTTTATTTTTCGTCTGATCTAAGGGGAGAAAGCCTGCTCGAATTTTTAGTTTATTTTCAAGCCTCCGAGACGGAAGGATCCCTCAACAAGAATATTAGGTCGTCAAGATCACCatatgttaaaatcttcatgctACAGTATGTCGGACACTTGTAAATCGGGATCCGGCTGGCTCACGCTCTCCGTCGAGAACTCCTCGAACGGCTCCAGTTGGTCCTTGATGTCTTGCTCGATCTTCACGGTATTACTGCTCATGTCGCCGACCACGGGCTCGTTGCATTCTATGGTCGACGGGTTCAACGGGTCCTCCTCCGTCTTTATGTCCTGATTCATCATGAACGCCGGCTTCTTCGACTTCGCGTCCCGTTTGGCCACCTCCGTCCGCTCTCTCTCGTACATGAACGTCTTCCGTTTCCTCTTCATCGGTTTGCAGACTTTCTTGTACAGGACGTTCATCTCCTTTATCCTGCTGGTCGGTATTGTCCAGTCCATTTCCTTGGACGTCGTGTCGGAGTTCCGTGTCGGATCCATTGTGCTCTCGTACTCCAGAATCTCGAGACCCAGCTTTTTCATCACGCTGACCATGATGTCGTCGATGTTGCCGTTGATTATCAAGTCCGCCTTTTTATCCTAAAATCAAGACATTGTTTTTCTAGTCGAACGCGCCGATTCTTCGCGAGTAACGATCATCGAATAACTTACATAGGAGCAACCTTAAATTATTAATCTATCGGTTAGTATGTTGAGAGGGTGCGGGGAATTCGGATTAATTACGTAATATGTTATCTTACATGTTTCGTAGGTTGTAGATTACATATAACTAGCCGGCCTCCATACTTTTTGGTGTACAGAGGCAGATTACCGCTGGGAATAATTTGTAACGTCGTCCCCAGACATATACTCAAGTCGGCCACGCTGTAATTGTATTTTTCTCAAGTTAGTTTTACTCCGGACGGCGTTTCCCGGTACCgtttaaatgaaatataattgtcAACTGAAACCTGAGAGACACCGAGATAGGATTTTCTGATCAACGAAAGctttccaaaaattttgttcTGCGCATACTTGCGTAGATGTATCGAAATTTTTTAACATCTAACATTGTACTTCAACAACCGTGAAACATTTAGGCGCTCTTCTTTTCATCTGTTCGCAAAAAAGGATCAAATTTTTAGCGAATTAACAAAGAAGCAGTCACGTTTCCAATATGACTACACCGTGTTTCTCTTGGCGATATGATTTCGGTAAATTTTCTTCTTGTCAAAATTTGCGCAACGCCTCCAGATTTCCACCTTTCGTGTTTACATAACATGGAACATAACGTACGAGTAAATCAACATTTTTATCGACACGAAAAACGTTGTGTTACCTAGAGTGCAGATCGGACAACGTCAGATCGCTGTCTGGCAAGTTGTGTTCCCAATCGAGGATGGTGTCGTGCATACGGCCACGACAAGGACGTCCGCCTATCTGTTCCGATCTACAAACAGTGTCTAATGATTTCTTGCCCACGCTTTTCGTTGCAAAATTCCGAATGAATTGTCTGAAACGAATACAATGTGtcactctctatctctctctcttgtaaATGCTGCGCATAATCTCTGAGGTAAGATATCAACCTGCCACATTTGTCGCATTGTTCCGTGAACATGTTCCCGTGCAACTCCGCCAGGTGTTGTCTCTGCACTCCTGACCGTAGATGCAAACCGTCGATATTCTGACTTATGATGAACTTTACTTTTTCTACAATGGAATAgtatcggtttgaatattatcggTGCACGACTATTCCAGGTTCGTTATACTCACTGGCTTCCACCAATTTTTTCAATGCCATGTGCGTCTTGGTGGGTATCGCCTCGTCGAAGGAGATGCTCATCGCAGGTTTCAAACCTTTCTGTTCTAATGTCCACACTCCGTTTGTACCTCTAAAATATCAAACGTTGACCATGCaaattataattactatttcttcccttaataattttcacaattttgctataaacgcataaagatccgcagtctaccaattAATTACCAAACGAGGtagtatatcaattttatatccaccaaatttttaaaaaatcgtagagaatgtggaaatattctaggtcggaaggaatgtataattttcgagttaaaatagctctgattgcaaagggttaacttggAGAGACATTATTTCGGGGGTTTTGATTTATTAAAAGCTCATTAATAATACGAGGTGACGATCGAAGATCAAACATTTTCGGCTATACGTAGAAtgtttttttctttgaaaaaaagagggagaaaatgaatttcgccTGGAATCCGGCGAGAGAGatcgtgcgtgtgtgtgtgtgtgtgcctgtGAATTCATGATCCGTTTCGGGACGGATGATCGTCACCAAAGCTGCGCACAACAATGGTGGACACCGCGACCGAAACGAAACGGATTCTGGTTGTTTCTTCGCGGCTCCCGTTCCCGCTTGattaatttaaaagaattgaCCGGTGGCGCTTTCGGGCTCACAACAGATTGGAATATGATGGGCCATCGGTGTGGCGGCGGGAGGGGATGGAAATACATAGAAGTAGGGTGGGGATTCGAACGAAAAATTACAAATGATAATCACCGAAAATCCGGAATGCCCGCAGCAGTGCTGATGCCGGCGCCGGTGTGAACAACGACGTGACGCGCCGCTTTTATCCAATCGGCGAGTAGACCGCATTTCAGTCGTAACGCCTCGACGCTGTCGTATCGCTGAAAACAACGAACGATAGAGGGAATTAAAAAGCCGAGTCGAAAAAAAAAGATCGAGGAACCAGCGGAGGGAGAGCGAGCAGGCGAGCGAGAACGAGAGAACGGGGACGGGACGGAGACGGACAGACTCGACGAAACAACAAAGGGTCAAAGTTGAAAGGGTCGCGGGGATGACCGATAGACTCCCGCCAAACGATCAGTAACAATGGAGTTTTTTTTACCTCTTCGAGACCCAGCACTCCTTTGTTTTCGTAGTGCGAGAGCCCGTCCGCGTAGCTGCATGACATTTTGCCTCGGTGTTTGACGACGCACAGAATATACGACCCGAAACCCTGAAAGCCCGTGCGACGCTTACAATGGTTCTCTCGATCCGGTTTTTTTTTCCTCTAGCAGTAACCAGCAGTAACCAGCATCCCGACGCCGATATCAGCCAGCTCTCATGTGCCTGTACCCGCGCGCGCGacacgtaaacaatttgtaAGTTAATGACCGCGTGCTGTTATGTTTATACGCTACGAATGACGATAAGTGATAGGAAACTCGAGATCCACCGAGAACGCATTCTCTGTTTTATAGACTGCACTGCATGCAATGAAATGGCACTTGAACAGAAAGAAGATAATAAACGTGCGGCGCGTGCGCGTTGCGCGAACCCGGAACTGGCGGCTTTAGCGTTGCGGACGCTTGAGTTTCTCGCGTACATTCAATTCATGCCACGGCCAGTCAACGCCACCCACAGTCACCTCGACACACTAAATCGACTCGGCGGCATATTCGAAAACAGAACTGCTCCCCTCTCCGGGCGCCCTCCGCATTCTTCGCGAATTGTCGTGTAAAGCGCGCGCTTTCGTTACAGCTTCTTTCATCTTTCTATCAATTACCGGTTGTCTATCGCCattcaaacggtatgacgcattCTCGAAACTTTCGCGTTCCTGGATTTCTATGGAATGGTGGAGcacagttgggcaaaatgtaatttcaattacaattacttgccaattactgtaatttgaaattgcagaaataaaattacaattacatgtatttgtaattggtaattgcagttacttgacgaatcactgtaattgtaattgtgatcCGCAATTAccattactggttgagccacagtataattgcaattaccaattacaattacatgtaattgtaattttatttctccaatttccaagtaattgtaattggtcgttg contains:
- the Sirt6 gene encoding sirtuin 6, whose product is MSCSYADGLSHYENKGVLGLEERYDSVEALRLKCGLLADWIKAARHVVVHTGAGISTAAGIPDFRGTNGVWTLEQKGLKPAMSISFDEAIPTKTHMALKKLVEAKKVKFIISQNIDGLHLRSGVQRQHLAELHGNMFTEQCDKCGRQFIRNFATKSVGKKSLDTVCRSEQIGGRPCRGRMHDTILDWEHNLPDSDLTLSDLHSSVADLSICLGTTLQIIPSGNLPLYTKKYGGRLVICNLQPTKHDKKADLIINGNIDDIMVSVMKKLGLEILEYESTMDPTRNSDTTSKEMDWTIPTSRIKEMNVLYKKVCKPMKRKRKTFMYERERTEVAKRDAKSKKPAFMMNQDIKTEEDPLNPSTIECNEPVVGDMSSNTVKIEQDIKDQLEPFEEFSTESVSQPDPDLQVSDIL